A part of Jaculus jaculus isolate mJacJac1 chromosome 17, mJacJac1.mat.Y.cur, whole genome shotgun sequence genomic DNA contains:
- the Slc35b3 gene encoding adenosine 3'-phospho 5'-phosphosulfate transporter 2 isoform X2 has translation MDLKFNSSRKFVSITVPSKTQTMSPHIKSIDDIVVLGINLSKFSKLAQFFICVAGVFIFYLIYGYLQELIFSVEGFKPYGWYLTLVQFALYSMFGLIELQLTQDKKRRIPGKTYMIIAFLTVGTMGLSNTSLGYLNYPTQVIFKCCKLIPVMLGGVFIQGKRYNVADVSAAVCMSLGLIWFTLADSTVAPNFNLTGVMLISLALCADAVIGNVQEKAMKLHNASNSEMVLYSYSIGFVYILLGLMCTSGLGPAMAFCSENPVRTYGYAFLFSLTGYFGISFVLALIKIFGALLAVTVTTGRKAMTIVLSFIFFAKPFTCQYVWSGLLVVLGIFLNVYSKNMDKVRLPSLYDLLNKSVEGKRSRTLAQTV, from the exons GGCATAAATCTCAGCAAATTTAGCAAACTTGCTCAATTTTTCATTTGTGTTGCtggagtttttatattttatctaattTATGGATATTTGCAG gaactgatcttctcagtggaggGTTTCAAGCCATACGGCTGGTACCTCACCTTGGTGCAATTCGCACTCTACTCCATGTTTGGCCTCATAGAGCTTCAGCTCACTCAGGACAAAAAGAGGAG AATACCAGGAAAAACCTACATGATAATAGCTTTTCTAACTGTGGGTACTATGGGGTTATCAAACACTTCCTTGGGCTACCTGAATTATCCCACCCAAGTCATCTTCAAGTGCTGCAAACTGATTCCTGTTATGCTAGGAGGAGTTTTTATCCAAG gAAAGCGATACAATGTTGCAGATGTGTCTGCTGCTGTGTGTATGAGCCTTGGCCTGATCTGGTTTACACTGGCTGACAGCACAGTTGCACCAAACTTCAATCTGACAG GTGTGATGCTCATTTCCCTGGCCCTGTGTGCAGATGCTGTCATCGGAAATGTTCAAGAGAAAGCGATGAAATTGCATAATGCTTCTAACTCTGAAATG GTCTTGTATTCCTATTCAATTGGGTTTGTGTACATCTTGTTGGGACTGATGTGCACTAGTGGACTGGGCCCTGCCATGGCGTTTTGCTCAGAG AATCCAGTCCGGACATACGGTTACGCGTTCCTGTTCTCCCTCACCGGATACTTTGGGATCTCCTTTGTCCTGGCTTTGATTAAAATTTTTGGTGCCCTTCTTGCCGTGACAG TGACAACAGGAAGAAAAGCCATGACCATTGTGCTCTCGTTTATATTCTTTGCTAAGCCATTCACATGTCA gTATGTATGGTCTGGTTTGTTAGTGGTTCTGGGAATATTTCTTAATGTTTACAGTAAAAACATGGATAAAGTCAGACTACCTTCATTATATGACCTTCTGAACAAATCTGTGGAAGGAAAAAGGTCAAGGACATTAGCACAAACTGTATAG